The DNA window tggagtttttgataaatttctaATCATTTTTCTGCAAAGCAgaggaaattaaaaaaatgttggCTTGGCCGGCTTAATGGTTGATGAAGAAGACGAAGACGAAGAAGGAGAAGTGTTTAGGAAAGTATGGTAAACACTTGCTGTCTTTCCTTATTTATTACTATACTCTTTTACTACACTTACTGTCTTCTACTTAaggattttcatattttttactgttttatTTGGGCTCAAATGGGCCGGTCTTGTAATTGGGCTTCAGCCTGTGATAGCTTCCTGAGATTCACAGGCTGAAATTGATTTGACATGAATGATTGGGAAATTGACTTGGTCTTGATGCAAAACGAGTGAGAAACAAGGTGGTGCTTGTGGTGTCCAACTTAGAGGAAATGtatattttgagaaattttgGTGGTTTGATTTATCGACTCTAATGACTATTTCTAGATTTATTTGAAATAAACATTACTAATCTAGAAGGTTCGTCAATTTTTCTAATGCATATTATACATGTTCACACCATAATAATTCcaattacatttcaaaattattaatttatgtgtttattTAATTGTAAGATCATCTCTAAGACTGTATTCAACACAAAGATAattataatcattaaaaaattatgtaaactattacttttattgtttttttctttcatatATTCCATTTTAATTTTCAGATATACTGCCatcttttatcaataaaaagtCCAATTTTTTTAAGCTAAATTTAATTCACATGTCAAAAGAGATTTAATACATAACCATTTTGTGTCAACATATTGtttgatattatatattttttcatgtgAAGTCATGAACATAGAAAATCAAATTGTAGGTTAGCAAGTTGCAAAAACAATAAAAGAGTTGTTTTAAAGATGTGCAAGTATAGTTGTCAACCTACAAAAGCTGACTACTGAATTTTCCATGACAAAAGAAAATTGGATGAACCAATAAAAGATAGGGTGGTGTTGTTACATTAGATCGAGAAGAAGAGGGGAAGCTGCTTCTTTTGTCAAATCATCTTCCTCACCTAACATATCTCCAGAGATTTTGTATTCACACTTCTTTCATAATGGAcaacaaaccgaaccaaatcaaaaataattcggttttatttttcttttctttttttaaaagaaaaaacaatcgGTTTTGACATTGTAACTATCGAATCGAATCGAACCGTACTTTACCTCTTTAATTAAGATTGGTCTTATTTCCTTCAAAAATTGATCGGTTTTGATATTTTCACTACCGAagtgaaccgaaccgaaatacgGAATACATATATAATAGAATCAACATTTATTTCACTTTCAGATACAAAACAGCTAGCCTAATCCTAGACTTTGACAGAGATTCCCCCAAAGGACATTCTATATTAATCAACTCTATCTTCTCCAATTTTTCCACTACCATCATCCTAGTTGATACAGTACAGAGACAGAATCAACACTATTTTTGGTAAATGGAAAACATTAGAATCAACATTTATTTCACTGACTTTGAGATGCCATAACTGCTAATGCATACTCCTAGACTTTGACACTAATTTCCCCAAAAGGATAATCTACAATCTACATTAATCAAGGTCTTCAACAAAAAACATATTCTTCTGTTTTTCCTTACTTCACATGACCAGACCATACCACATTACCACCAGCATCATCCTTGCATCACCAACATAGACTGTCATTTTCTTTAAGAGAATTACAAACCTTAGCACATTAATGGAAACCATAGCCAAATGCTGCCTAAAGTTCCTATATTCATGCACCATATCTCTTgtgcaattaattaaaatgcaACCCAACTATGATTTTACACTTTTCAAGGTATTAATAAAACCATTCTGCAACTTTAAGTTTCTAACTTAAGACACAAGTTTTATTTATACAGTCCTTGACATTTGACCTATTTTCTATCAAAGTCCTTTTGTAACCAGAAAATTTCAATATGTAAATCGGTGTGACGAATAAGTTACTACCGTTAACTTTATACATTCTGCATTCAAAAATACCGACTTGGACGCCACGAATGCAAAAAAGACGCATCACACTGTCAGTAGCTCAAAAGAAACATGCCGGGGTGTATCAAATTGACTGTAAGGACTTTTTCGTTACACCCATTTAAGTGTCAAAGATTTTCTGATTCtagaattaaaagaaaaaaactttgatggaaaaataggtgaaatggCAGACCGGAGGTGAAAATGACCTTAAAGACACTGTTCACATTATGTTTGTTGATATTTATATGCAGTAGCCATTCTATTTTATGCTTACTATTACATTAATAAATCAACTACctatgaaaagaaagaaaaaacaacCACTATAAACCCAAAACTACCAAGCTGCCATGTTCCTAGGGCGCTGCTTCACAAATTAACTAGAAATACTATTAATACACTGGGAAACTAATAAAATCGCGCAGCTGAAGCTTTATCTGTCTCAGAAATTTAAGTTTCCTTCGAGTGCAGAGAAATTACAGATAACTAAAAGAATGAACAAAATTTTACGGATCCTAATCAACCTacaaattttaacataaaaccTTGAAAGTCATAAATCATAACAAGTGTGATACAGGATCCAAATAAATGTGAATCTAAACTTGGTAATCTTCCACAAACCACCTAATTTTACTCCTATTAGGGATTTCCCAAAACCAAGAGGATTTAAATGCAAGCCGTACCATTTTGACACATGTTTGTGGGCTAGACTGTGTTAGTTTCAAAGGGTACATGCCCGTTTGATCCGCCATTCTGCGAAGGAAAAGACACATTGATAAAGCTGTTAATAACAAGACCAAAACAGATTCGCAGCATATAGAAATCAAAGAAggcaaatttaattaaaaaaatcgacaAATTATGCTAGTACTTACTATGTCAGCCAATTGATCTCTTATGCAGGTCATTGACTTTACCATTGTCTCTAGAGTTTCTTTAGCTAATTGGAACTTTACTTCCAACTCTCCTGATTGAGATGGAGCGTCATTTTGAAGCTGAAATAAGAGCAGCTACAATTATTAAAATGACATTGCTACCATTTGTATGTCACTTAAATTGGGATTTCTTGCTGTTAAACTTCAGTAACAAGTTTATCAATAACAGAAGTAACTTCTAAGAAACTCACTCACGGATGCAGACTTCAAAAGGGATGTTCATTAAGTACCTTCAAGCTTATAACCGCCACAGGTTCAGACACTTCTGCAGCGTCCTGATTCGCCATATTCCAAGTCATTGCCTTCAACCGAGGAAAAGTAACCTAAACATAGATAAATCAAGAATTTTAAGTCAAAACCTTGCTTATTgtcaaacaaaaataaatatgactGCATAAATTAGACCTGATCCTTGAAGACATCGTCGCGCCATTCTTTCTGAAACTTCTGCAAGAGAATGGTTAATAGTCTCTGCAATTCAGGTAGAACCTCATCAGGGAAAAGCTTTTGTATCTCATCTTTGTTTATATTATCATTAACACACCTCCGAATCAGCATGCGAAGGCACACCAGTAACTACACAAGACAAAAGTAGAACACTAGCAAGCTAAATAATTGATCcttaaacaacaaaaataaaaaatatctacgATAAATGTTTAAACACAAttaataaatgttaaataaacaTCAATGATCATAATTAGGCTTACAACACTTCATTAGCAGAAAAAAATAGctaattttttaagtaaagCTGAGAAGTTCATACAGGGTCAAGGTCGGAATCGTTTTGAAGCTCGAGCATCTGGGAGATGACTCGGCGATCAGCAGCATCAAGACCGGTTTTTCGGGTTCTCCAGAGAGCTTGAAGAATGTACTCCACTGACTCTTTTGAGTTGGCTCGAACTAGTAAGGGCAAATGCGCCCAAAATGTATGCTCCATCTCATAACAAACCCTAATTACTCACTTTATTCATCAATTACAAATTGTTAAAACATCCACTCACAAATTGAAGCTctgttttgattttcaatttcttttgcTGAAGAGCGTCGTATTTTTATCGGATTCCGTACGCTTATAGTGTTTTAATACGCTGCCGTTTCCAGGCATATAATTGGGCAAAAAAGCGTCGCAATAAATGGAAACCATTTTTACTTTTCCTTTTGCGACGAAATATCCACGTCGCCAATGCTACTCGTCATTTTTGAAAAGCATAAGAAGCTTTTCGTTGCCTATAATTTCTATGTCACCCTTTCTACCTCTACGGCGACGTAATGTTTATCTCGTCGCCTTTCTCGACTTGAAAGACACAACACTGAAACAGCTCTTACCGTGACAGCTAATAATAGCTATTATATTATGTTATTCCATTAACCAAATATGACCTTTATTCAATTTACATTTTCCGTTTCGGAAACTTGTCTATTATTTGGCATTTCGGACATGACTTCATTTTAACATAGGAAACTCTAAACTTACACCATTTGGCCGTGTCCCTTCTTAGTATATGTGTCCCGGCTACATAACCCGCCTACTCAAGCCATGTGATAGTTTTGTTGTGTTTAAAAGTGCAAACTTTTTGTGCTATGTGTTTGACCGGGAGAGATTTAACATAAAGAAAAACCTTTCAAATGATTCATGTGTATCAAATTTTATTCTTGTGCTTTGTCTGTATATTGGATATTGATGTATCTGAGTTTTAAGAATtagataataatatattaatatgaaAGCTCAGTTGGTATGGTTGCGTATTGTCCTATTCCATGCTCTGTGGTTCCCTGCGCTTCAGTTGCAAAGCAACTAATGAAGCATTTGATCATGTAATTTTTCATTCTTATttgaatgaataaaaatattgaagCTTGATCTTTGCCTTACAAGAAATTCTCTTGCAATTGGTATGCAGTAGTTTAGAAACCAAACTGGACTCGGGGGCAGAACCATGCATATAGTGTGAGGGGTATTCGGGCGTGCACTTTTTatttaggcttaaatgcatcaaaaatcaccaattttcgcgtgtttttggtatttaacatgaactttaaaatttggcatatttaacatgaactttccaattttACAATTATGTATCACGTTTGcgttttttcatttaaaacggtgtcgttttacatctaaaacggcgccgttttacatccaaaacggcgcTGTTTATACTCACAACGATGCCGGTGCTattattgcaaaattttgaaagttcacgTATTtgtatgccaaaattaaaagttgatattaaataccaaaaacacgcgaaaatttGCGATTTTTGGTGCATCTAAaccttttatttatatatatctatGCGCCTCTAGATACTCGGGCGTGAACTTTTTTTCGCGCCTAGCGCCACAAGCTATATGTGGCCTTTGCATTTTAAGTACGCCTAGTGTTTTTTACAATGGTGTGTCAAAATTTCACTTTTGGCATCGGAAATTACAAGTCCATAAGTCAAAAGGATTCAGAATTTTAGTTGAACCAAAAATTTGGATTATGCCATTTGGAAGCTTTTCAGGCAACTCTTTTGTTGGATTCCAAAAGTTCATATGAAGAAACTAACCATTGTAAAAACATTGTTTTCATCTGAAGCAACGAATCACACTTTTCTGCGTGTCTTGTAATATCATTTGGATATTGTTTCAATTTCAGGCAACAAAACAGACAAACTTTAACTTAATTTCCATCTCAAACACCCACTTTCTACTGCATGCAACGGCTAAAAAGATTTTTATTCAAAGTAATCACATTCAAATAGTAGCAAATTCTAACGCACAATATTTGAAGTTCAATGGTAGGACAAAGAATTGATGAATCTCACTCTGCACAGACAGCATATAACAAAGAGGCCAAATATGTAATCAGAAAAAGGCCGCAGAGGTGAAGACCCTAGTTCAGTGGATGAACCATCGATGTCCATATGATGGCAAATCCATCAATAATGGCTGGACCTAGGCTAATAATTTGATGTAACTTGTCTTAACTAGACACTTGACCCCTACTTAAATAGATACTCATGGCTTTCAACAGTCGCCAATACAAGACATTTCATTTAATCAACCAGCACAATGACAAGGGGCATATGCTCCAGTTCCTCAGGAACATTGTGCCACCATCAGCTAACATAGGAGTGTGCATTCGGTTCATATCCAGCCGAGCTGAACCAGTCAATCTTCTAGTTTGGTTCGTCTTTTCAAATCAAACCCAACCGAATTTATCCGCTGAGTTTGGTTTTCGCATACTTATAGCTAAGAGTCCAGATAACTGACAAAAAGAAAACCATAAACGTGGAAGATACACATTATTAAATATGGGGACCGAGACATGTCATATCTTAAATGGAGTGTTAATCAACTTTTCTCTAACAAACACAATCAATTCAAAGGCCCCCAATTTTAATTGTAGGCAACCTGTAAGATAAACCGTAAGCTAAACAAGTCACACATTATCTCAGACAACAATAAGCAGTAGAGTTCTTCAAAACCGAGCTTTGTAATATTAGTCGCTTTGCCTTGTAAGATCTTCAGCTGACATTGCCTAATCGGTAATATAAGCATAATTCTAGAGATTCTTAATACAAAAGTATTTCTACTATTTTCATACCAAAGAACCAAGTATGTTAGATGAAATCTCTAATGAGTTATGACAATTAGTTCCAACTAACCCATCACCTACACTCTCAATGCCCTGCAGCTAAAGTAAGCTTAACAAGGAACACAGTCTTTAATTAGGATAACAGAGACttcattatttaaaatttgacacCCATTTATTTTCATTAGCTGTCAGGCTTTAAATGTAAATTAaccgaataataataataataataataataataataataataataataataataataataataataatgttttaCAATGGAAGCAATTACTTAGCATATCTGCTCCCTGTTATTGTTAAAGCCTTCTAAAAATCAAAAGCAACAGTTGGAAAGAACTGCAGAAAATAATATCAAGTTCAGCAGATAACAGAATGTAACATGTGATCTGGGTAATTGGATGCAGCAAAGAACCATACTTGCATTAAAATTCTGTACATCTCTAGGAACAGAAAATCTGAGAAACACAATTTGAACTTGCACATTACAAATTTGTTAAACATGCATATAAGAATATTGCAATAAAAACAATCAGAAGCGCGCAGACCATTGATCATAAACAAATTACAAACTGCATCCTATCAGTCAAATATTACTCGAGGTTAGCAATTTCATTACATctcctttttatttaaaaaatcaattgttTATTACCTTTTAATTAAACCATACATGGAGCATCAAATACAAACTGATGGTGCCGGGTCATTTTTTTAGAAGCCACAGTAGCAAATATTCACAACAAGAAGCTGGGAATCAAGATATAAACTAGAACCACCACCTACTAGGAAGAAAATTTCCAGGCCTATCCCAAAATCTATAGGCATAGCAAAGAGGCATATTTTCCATAATTTGTAAGGTAAAATTTTATATGCGAATAAAAAGAGTTGAAACAGAATTTCTTAAATAGAATTATATCATAAACAAGtgaataaaatttgaaatatatatgtGGCTAAGAACTATCATTTCTAATTCACTACGAGGAATAATTACAACTATAACATTATTTAGAACGTAGGTAAATAAGAATAGAGAACAAATTTGTTTGACAAATTTGCAGATGTAAATTCTCAGACAGGGAAAATTGGCCTTCAGAGTATAAAACAACAGTACTTACCAATAATCCCCACAAGAACAACTCCCGTTTTCGAAGTGATGAAATCTGCTAGCATCTTTTACTACAATTTCCCTCCTGGTAATCATAGCTACCAACTTAATTGCTTCGTGAGAGTCGCTAGAGAGACGGTGACCCTGAACAACTTGCAGAGGTGCCCAATATGGAGTGTTAATCAACCCAAAAGCAATTGCCAGTTTCTCACTACGGTACAACAACAGGCGCTGTTCTTGTTCATCCACATCAGGAAGCATGCTTTTCTTCTCAGGAATATAACCAAATTTAGAAATTTCTTTGATCAAGTCATCCACTTTTTGATAAATCTCCTTTCTCTGGGGATGAAATTTATCTCCAGAATGAAAAACATGTACCTGTTTCTTAACTTCAATCCAACTGCATGCTGGAAGCATTCTCAAACCCTTTCTTCTTAAGGTCTGGACGACGCCAGCAGCTTCTTTTAGCTTGCCAGAGCTGTTGTATATATTCAAAAGAACAATGTAATTGTTAAGCTTCTCAGGTTCCATTCCATAAAGCTTCTCAGCAGCCAATTTCCCAAGCTCTACATTTTCATGGATTCGACAAGCTGTCAACAGAGCAGCCCACATATTTGCAGTGGGCTTAAAAGGAGCACGTCTTATCAAAGCAAAAGCTTCATC is part of the Mercurialis annua linkage group LG3, ddMerAnnu1.2, whole genome shotgun sequence genome and encodes:
- the LOC126671435 gene encoding uncharacterized protein LOC126671435, whose amino-acid sequence is MEHTFWAHLPLLVRANSKESVEYILQALWRTRKTGLDAADRRVISQMLELQNDSDLDPLLVCLRMLIRRCVNDNINKDEIQKLFPDEVLPELQRLLTILLQKFQKEWRDDVFKDQVTFPRLKAMTWNMANQDAAEVSEPVAVISLKLQNDAPSQSGELEVKFQLAKETLETMVKSMTCIRDQLADINGGSNGHVPFETNTV